Proteins encoded in a region of the Panicum hallii strain FIL2 chromosome 3, PHallii_v3.1, whole genome shotgun sequence genome:
- the LOC112884900 gene encoding uncharacterized protein LOC112884900 isoform X1, which produces MAKLATFGRSVLRFPNESMRLVMVTIIGAVLGFFIGISFPSVSITKLHFPASFVSYIEDKNSGLTTQAILNHAWTSARNARGNGTGPSSNSTLKIYVPTNPKGAERLAPGIVVPESDFHLRRLWGEPSEDLPFKPKYLVTFTVGIAQKENINRAVKKFSENFAILLFHYDGRVTEWDEFEWSKRAIHISVRKQTKWWYAKRFLHPDIVSAYEYIFIWDEDLGVEHFNAEEYIKLVEKHNLEISQPGLEPDRGLTWQMTKRRGDREVHKDTEERPGWCSDPHLPPCAAFVEIMAPVFSRDAWRCVWHMIQNDLIHGWGLDFALRKCVEPAHEKIGVVDSQWIVHQVVPSLGNQGQSENGKAPWEGVRARCRKEWGMFQTRMAEAEKAYYKMMGITPPNSTLA; this is translated from the exons ATGGCGAAACTCGCAACTTTCGGCCGTAG TGTCCTTAGGTTTCCAAATGAAAGCATGAGGCTTGTTATGGTAACGATTATTGGAGCGGTCCTTGGCTTTTTCATTGGAATTTCATTCCCATCTGTCAGCATAACAAAG CTTCACTTCCCAGCTAGCTTTGTTTCATACATTGAAGACAAAAACTCTGGGCTGACTACCCAAGCTATACTCAATCATGCTTGGACTTCTGCCAGAAATGCAAGGGGAAACGGTACCGGACCAAGTTCAAACAGTACTTTAAAG ATTTATGTCCCAACAAATCCCAAGGGTGCAGAGAGGCTAGCACCAGGTATCGTTGTGCCAGAGTCTGACTTCCATCTACGCAGGTTATGGGGAGAGCCAAGTGAG GACCTGCCCTTCAAACCAAAGTACCTTGTTACCTTTACTGTTGGGATAGCACAGAAGGAAAATATAAACAGAGCAGTGAAGAAG TTCTCTGAGAATTTTGCCATTCTGTTATTCCACTATGATGGTCGGGTGACCGAGTGGGATGAATTTGAGTGGTCAAAGCGAGCTATCCATATAAGTGTCAGGAAACAAACTAAATG GTGGTATGCCAAGAGATTCCTGCATCCTGATATTGTGTCAGCTTACGAGTACATATTCATCTGGGATGAGGACCTTGGGGTGGAGCATTTTAATGCAGAGGA GTACATCAAGCTTGTTGAGAAGCATAATCTGGAGATCTCTCAACCTGGATTAGAGCCTGATCGGGGATTAACATGGCAGATGACAAAAAGAAGAGGTGACCGTGAGGTTCACAA GGATACAGAGGAGAGACCGGGCTGGTGCTCTGACCCTCATCTTCCACCTTGTGCTGC GTTTGTTGAGATAATGGCTCCTGTCTTTTCTAGAGATGCATGGAGATGTGTGTGGCATATGATTCAG AATGACTTGATTCACGGTTGGGGCCTGGATTTTGCTCTCAGGAAATGTGTGGAG CCTGCTCATGAAAAGATTGGAGTTGTCGATTCACAGTGGATAGTTCACCAAGTGGTTCCTTCTCTCGGGAACCAG GGGCAGTCAGAAAACGGAAAAGCGCCATGGGAAGGG GTGAGGGCGCGGTGCAGGAAGGAATGGGGCATGTTCCAGACGAGGatggcggaggcggagaaggcGTATTACAAGATGATGGGTATCACCCCTCCAAACTCCACGCTCGCCTAG
- the LOC112887196 gene encoding V-type proton ATPase 16 kDa proteolipid subunit-like — protein sequence MAGTTFSGDETAPFFGFLGAAAALIFSCMGAAYGTAKSGVGVASMGVMRPELVMKSIVPVVMAGVLGIYGLIIAVIISTGINPKAKPYYLFDGYAHLSSGLACGLAGLAAGMAIGIVGDAGVRANAQQPKLFVGMILILIFAEALALYGLIVGIILSSRAGQSRAD from the exons ATGGcgggcaccaccttcagcggcgATGAGACCGCCCCCTTCTTCGGCttcctcggcgccgccgccgcgctcatCTTCTCGT GCATGGGCGCCGCCTACGGCACGGCCAAGAGCGGCGTCGGGGTCGCCTCCATGGGGGTCATGCGCCCGGAGCTCGTCATGAAGTCCATCGTCCCCGTCGTCATGGCCGGAGTCCTCGGAATCTACGGCCTCATCATCGCCGTCATCATCTCCACCGGGATCAACCCCAAGGCCAAGCCATACTACCTCTTCGACGGCTACGCACACCTCTCCTCTGGACTCGCCTGCGGCCTAGCCGGGCTCGCAGCCGGGATGGCCATCGGCATCGTCGGAGACGCCGGAGTCAG GGCGAACGCACAGCAGCCAAAGTTGTTTGTGGGCATGatcctcatcctcatcttcGCGGAAGCTCTTGCTCTGTATGGTCTCATCGTCGGTATCATCCTCTCCTCTCGTGCTGGCCAATCTCGCGCCGATTAG
- the LOC112884900 gene encoding uncharacterized protein LOC112884900 isoform X2 codes for MAKLATFGRSVLRFPNESMRLVMVTIIGAVLGFFIGISFPSVSITKLHFPASFVSYIEDKNSGLTTQAILNHAWTSARNARGNGTGPSSNSTLKIYVPTNPKGAERLAPGIVVPESDFHLRRLWGEPSEDLPFKPKYLVTFTVGIAQKENINRAVKKFSENFAILLFHYDGRVTEWDEFEWSKRAIHISVRKQTKWWYAKRFLHPDIVSAYEYIFIWDEDLGVEHFNAEEYIKLVEKHNLEISQPGLEPDRGLTWQMTKRRGDREVHKDTEERPGWCSDPHLPPCAAFVEIMAPVFSRDAWRCVWHMIQVCLLYFHFCLHSNLPFA; via the exons ATGGCGAAACTCGCAACTTTCGGCCGTAG TGTCCTTAGGTTTCCAAATGAAAGCATGAGGCTTGTTATGGTAACGATTATTGGAGCGGTCCTTGGCTTTTTCATTGGAATTTCATTCCCATCTGTCAGCATAACAAAG CTTCACTTCCCAGCTAGCTTTGTTTCATACATTGAAGACAAAAACTCTGGGCTGACTACCCAAGCTATACTCAATCATGCTTGGACTTCTGCCAGAAATGCAAGGGGAAACGGTACCGGACCAAGTTCAAACAGTACTTTAAAG ATTTATGTCCCAACAAATCCCAAGGGTGCAGAGAGGCTAGCACCAGGTATCGTTGTGCCAGAGTCTGACTTCCATCTACGCAGGTTATGGGGAGAGCCAAGTGAG GACCTGCCCTTCAAACCAAAGTACCTTGTTACCTTTACTGTTGGGATAGCACAGAAGGAAAATATAAACAGAGCAGTGAAGAAG TTCTCTGAGAATTTTGCCATTCTGTTATTCCACTATGATGGTCGGGTGACCGAGTGGGATGAATTTGAGTGGTCAAAGCGAGCTATCCATATAAGTGTCAGGAAACAAACTAAATG GTGGTATGCCAAGAGATTCCTGCATCCTGATATTGTGTCAGCTTACGAGTACATATTCATCTGGGATGAGGACCTTGGGGTGGAGCATTTTAATGCAGAGGA GTACATCAAGCTTGTTGAGAAGCATAATCTGGAGATCTCTCAACCTGGATTAGAGCCTGATCGGGGATTAACATGGCAGATGACAAAAAGAAGAGGTGACCGTGAGGTTCACAA GGATACAGAGGAGAGACCGGGCTGGTGCTCTGACCCTCATCTTCCACCTTGTGCTGC GTTTGTTGAGATAATGGCTCCTGTCTTTTCTAGAGATGCATGGAGATGTGTGTGGCATATGATTCAGGTTTGTCTGCTGTACTTTCACTTCTGTCTTCACT CTAATCTTCCTTTCGCGTAA
- the LOC112884899 gene encoding uncharacterized protein LOC112884899, translated as MPPPGAMAAAAAALLPSSSSPLLRLPRRFLSLTATPYPLYYDLIVHRPADPKPPKASSDASADRQPQPTPDEQPLDRAKRRYLRKRRSRLLPDPDASAKPSASSSSEFVELQPEVVDFPRLHAREEALYFHDTFAMPWEKDKHYRMLYRLEKKYFPHQSLDNAFVPADAGPPSDADRGLVFFDDEKKEDDGEDRVANKKEGDNDKGEVLERKVEDFFRSLRKPPGEASTKAKRPAAAGAEPRQVKREVPREEERPQPYLVTRTTDLPPRWDGPAGTVVLIDKPKGWTSFTVCGKLRRLVKVQKVGHAGTLDPMATGLLIVCVGKATKIVDSYQGMVKGYSGVFRLGEATSTWDADSPVIQREPWEHIKDEDIRKAAASFKGEIWQVPPMFSAIKVGGEKMYDKARRGETVELSPRRISIYQFDIERSLEDRQNLIFRVTCSKGTYIRSLCADLGKALGSCAHLTALRRESIGEYSVNDAWNFDELEEQITKAYL; from the exons ATGCCTCCACCGGgagccatggcggcggcggcggcggcgctgctgccctcctcctcgtcgccgctGCTCCGCCTCCCACGCCGCTTCCTCTCGCTCACCGCGACTCCCTACCCGCTCTACTACGACCTCATCGTCCACCGCCCCGCCGACCCCAAGCCCCCCAAAGCCTCCTCCGACGCCAGCGCCGACCGTCAGCCGCAGCCAACCCCCGACGAGCAGCCGCTCGATCGCGCCAAGCGCCGGTACCTCCGCAAGCGCCGCAGCCGCCTCCTCCCGGACCCGGACGCCTCCGCCAAGCCCTCCGCGTCCTCCTCGTCGGAGTTCGTGGAGCTCCAGCCGGAGGTGGTGGACTTCCCGCGGCTGCACGCGCGCGAGGAGGCGCTCTACTTCCACGACACCTTCGCCATGCCGTGGGAGAAGGACAAGCACTACCGCATGCTCTACCGCCTCGAGAAGAAGTACTTCCCTCACCAGTCGCTGGACAACGCATTCGTCCCCGCGGACGCCGGGCCGCCCTCCGACGCCGACAGGGGCCTCGTCTTCTTCGATGATGAGAAGAAGGAAGATGACGGAGAGGACCGGGTGGCCAATAAGAAGGAAGGCGACAACGACAAAGGGGAGGTGCTGGAGAGGAAGGTGGAAGACTTCTTCAGGTCTCTGAGGAAGCCCCCCGGCGAAGCCAGCACAAAGGCCAAGAgaccggcggcagcaggagcggAACCGCGGCAGGTGAAGCGCGAGGTGCCAAGGGAGGAGGAGCGCCCGCAGCCGTATCTCGTGACCAGGACGACGGACCTGCCGCCGAGGTGGGACGGGCCGGCTGGGACCGTCGTGCTCATTGACAAGCCCAAAG GATGGACTTCATTTACTGTTTGTGGAAAGTTGAGGCGCTTAGTGAAGGTGCAAAAG GTTGGACATGCTGGTACTCTGGACCCCATGGCAACTGGATTGTTGATTGTTTGTGtaggaaaagcaaccaaaatagTCGATAG CTACCAAGGAATGGTTAAAGGTTATAGCGGTGTTTTCCGACTTGGAGAAGCCACATCAACCTGGGATGCAGATTCACCA GTTATCCAGAGGGAACCATGGGAACACATCAAAGATGAAGACATTAGAAAGGCAGCAGCATCATTCAAGGGTGAGATATGGCAAGTTCCTCCGATGTTTTCTGCCATTAAG GTTGGTGGtgaaaagatgtatgacaaagCAAGGAGGGGTGAAACAGTAGAGCTTTCACCAAGACGCATATCGATATACCAGTTTGACATTGAGCGCAGTTTGGAAGACAG ACAGAATTTGATATTTCGGGTTACTTGCTCAAAAGGGACATATATTCGGTCCCTGTGTGCAGACTTGGGGAAAGCACTTGGAAG CTGTGCTCATTTAACTGCCTTGCGGAGAGAGTCAATAG GTGAATACTCAGTCAATGATGCTTGGAACTTCGATGAGCTTGAAGAACAAATTACCAAGGCATATTTATGA
- the LOC112887779 gene encoding zinc finger transcription factor YY1-like codes for MEYPAAAAGSGGYKYYYPPQPQPVRRPPRPAARWVKQWIPLDLASSGGKCSLFKWVREDGHRSSKENPKVLEAEAPKPEPTTEILFLCSYENCGKTFVDVSALRKHAHVHNEKQYICNEPNCGKKFVDSSKLKRHYLTHTGQKDFVCPHPGCGKAFSLDFNLRSHLKTHALENYHICPFPACGKRFTSDSKLRVHVKSHEKTGTPVAVQHTPPVEKPHSAPKPSTPATTSYADRPYVCPYEGCDKAYIHSYKLNLHLKTQHPEHSQEENGKLGASGQHGVNETTYQYSYAEVGDTAPNPKRSKSHKVHSSKVYNAKISTVMPSNISGVKNQWSGKATYEDDSEETEEDGGNNIEDGWRYGNNADDEETQDED; via the exons ATGGAGtacccggcggcggccgccggatCGGGGGGCTACAAGTACtactacccgccgcagccgcagccggtccgccgcccgccgcgccccgccgcgcgctggGTCAAGCAATG GATCCCGCTGGATCTCGCGTCCTCAGGCGGAAAATGCTCACTCTTCAAGTGGGTCAGAG AGGATGGGCACAGAAGCTCCAAGGAAAACCCCAAAGTGCTAGAGGCAGAGGCGCCCAAGCCTGAACCCACCACAGAGATCCTTTTCCTCTGCAGCTACGAGAACTGCGGCAAGACCTTTGTTGATGTCAGCGCACTCCGCAAGCACGCTCACGTGCACAATGAGAAGCAGTATATCTGCAATGAGCCCAACTGTGGGAAG AAATTTGTCGATAGTTCCAAGCTGAAGAGACACTATCTTACACACACAGGACAAAAAGATTTTGTCTGTCCGCATCCAGGCTGTGGTAAG GCCTTCTCGTTGGATTTTAACTTGCGGTCACACCTCAAAACACATGCATTGGAGAATTATCACATATGCCCTTTCCCAGCATGTGGCAAAAGATTTACAAGCGACTCCAAACTAAGAGTCCATGTCAAGTCACATGAAAAG ACTGGAACTCCTGTTGCAGTGCAACATACTCCACCAGTAGAAAAACCTCACAGTGCACCAAAGCCTTCGACTCCAGCAACCACAAGCTATGCCGATCGCCCGTATGTCTGCCCCTATGAAGGTTGCGACAAAGCATACATTCATAGTTACAAATTGAACCTTCATCTAAAAACTCAGCATCCTGAACACAGCCAAGAGGAAAATGGTAAGCTTGGTGCTTCTGGTCAGCATGGTGTGAATGAAACGACGTATCAGTATAGCTATGCTGAGGTTGGTGACACTGCACCAAACCCCAAAAGAAGCAAGTCACACAAGGTCCACTCGTCTAAAGTCTACAATGCCAAGATTTCAACCGTGATGCCTTCCAATATCAGTGGTGTCAAGAATCAGTGGTCAGGTAAAGCTACGTACGAAGATGATAGTGAAGAGACCGAAGAAGATGGGGGCAACAACATTGAAGATGGCTGGAGGTATGGCAACAATGCTGATGATGAGGAAACTCAGGATGAAGATTGA
- the LOC112887313 gene encoding probable serine/threonine-protein kinase WNK2: protein MPPTPPEPETEPEFAEVDPTGRYGRYMEVLGKGAFKTVYKAFDQLEGLEVAWNQIKVGDLLRNNDDLERLRSEVRLLKTLKHKNIIKFYNSWLDRKNNNINFITEVFTSGTLRQYRIKHKKVDIRALKKWSRQILSGLVYLHSHDPPVIHRDLKCDNIFVNGNQGEVKIGDLGLATILYNARSAHSIIGTPEFMAPELYDEEYNELVDIYAFGMCLLELVTFEYPYCECSNAAQIYKKVSDGEKPSSLTKIDDPEVKLFIEKCIAKAPERLSAKELLMDPFLLDVSDEKIFYPLHPNINASDTAGSPNPSTSYRYDRAAASVGRHDHTGSMPDSHPTDNYAHDTMDPHAAIGRSITVESQRKDLNTIFLKLRIADSTGHAQNIHFPFDIEADTSISVATEMVVQLDLTDQDVTAIAEMIDAEIRAHIPDWAVEESVDNQGDEGAHSETHSSEGDEGISELRNELDASHNGFVQEQLPSGRKYWSDSPRRDGEISHSMVVEPQIGDNIANGIPKRNDLDDIVIAKDKEDQSFGSSIHPVEGIFEQISSSVDLSNSSVVGRISRGASVGSSPRSSDDEREYNCGQHLVADITERLINLLAQQEKELSALQRKHKADIEDMLKSLPAKDREETLTRCRLKMDEKIRGDKL, encoded by the exons atgccgcccacgccgccggagccggagaCGGAACCGGAGTTCGCCGAGGTCGACCCCACCGGCCGCTACGGGCGG TACATGGAGGTTCTTGGCAAGGGCGCCTTCAAGACGGT ATACAAggcttttgatcaacttgaagGGCTAGAAGTTGCTTGGAACCAGATCAAAGTGGGTGATTTACTTCGAAACAATGATGATTTGGAGAGGTTGAGATCAGAAGTGCGGTTGCTGAAGACTCTCAAGCATAAAAACATAATAAAGTTCTACAATTCATGGCTTGATAGAAAAAACAACAATATAAATTTCATCACAGAGGTCTTCACATCAGGGACGTTGCGCCA GTACCGCATAAAGCACAAGAAGGTAGACATTAGAGCTTTAAAGAAATGGTCAAGGCAAATCTTGAGTGGTCTTGTCTACCTGCACAGCCACGACCCACCAGTAATCCATAGAGACTTAAAATGCGATAATATATTTGTAAATGGAAACCAGGGTGAGGTAAAGATTGGAGACCTTGGTTTAGCAACTATCCTGTATAATGCACGTTCAGCTCATAGTATTATTG GTACACCGGAATTCATGGCACCGGAACTCTATGACGAGGAATATAATGAACTTGTAGATATTTATGCATTTGGGATGTGTTTACTGGAGCTTGTTACATTTGAATACCCATATTGTGAATGTTCTAATGCGGCGCAGATATATAAGAAAGTTTCTGAT GGTGAAAAGCCTAGTTCGTTGACTAAGATTGATGATCCTGAAGTGAAATTATTTATAGAGAAGTGCATCGCCAAAGCCCCTGAAAGACTCTCAGCAAAAGAACTATTAATGGATCCTTTTCTCTTAGATGTTAGTGATGAAAAAATATTCTATCCACTGCATCCAAATATTAATGCATCAG ATACTGCTGGCAGTCCAAACCCTAGCACAAGCTACAGATATGACAGAGCAGCAGCATCTGTGGGACGCCATGATCACACAG GTAGTATGCCAGATTCACATCCTACCGACAACTATGCACATGACACCATGGATCCACATGCTGCAATTGGTCGAAGTATCACAGTTGAGAGTCAACGGAAGGATTTGAATACAATATTTTTGAAGCTGCGTATTGCTGATTCAACAG GTCATGCCCAAAACATCCACTTCCCGTTTGATATTGAAGCTGACACTTCAATCAGTGTTGCAACCGAGATGGTCGTGCAGCTGGATCTAACAGACCAAGATGTAACAGCAATTGCAGAAATGATAGATGCTGAGATACGTGCGCATATTCCTGATTGGGCAGTAGAGGAGTCAGTTGACAACCAAGGGGATGAAGGTGCTCATTCTGAGACCCATAGTTCAGAAGGTGATGAGGGAATTTCTGAATTACGTAACGAGCTTGATGCCTCACACAATGGCTTTGTTCAAGAACAGCTTCCTTCTGGAAGGAAGTACTGGTCAGACTCACCCAGGAGAGATGGTGAAATATCTCATTCAATGGTTGTGGAGCCTCAAATCGGTGATAATATTGCCAATGGAATACCAAAGAGGAATGATTTGGATGATATTGTGATTGCAAAAGATAAGGAGGACCAATCCTTTGGCTCTTCCATCCACCCTGTGGAAGGTATCTTTGAACAAATATCGTCATCTGTAGACTTGTCCAACTCATCTGTGGTCGGCCGCATTTCTAGAGGAGCATCTGTCGGTAGCAGCCCTCGCTCTTCAGATGACGAGCGAGAGTACAATTGTGGTCAGCATCTGGTAGCAGATATCACTGAGAGGTTAATAAACTTATTGGCTCAGCAGGAAAAGGAGCTCAGTGCGCTGCAAAGGAAGCATAAGGCAGATATAGAGGACATGTTGAAAAGTTTACCTGCAAAGGATCGCGAAGAGACCTTAACTAGGTGCCGCTTGAAGATGGATGAGAAAATCAGAGGCGACAAACTTTAG
- the LOC112887699 gene encoding uncharacterized protein LOC112887699, with protein sequence MQDHVSAYMHRSGEQQAAPSSCDLAAVDDVPANGHKPGKAVTASVYRAKIAGHSRVVTVSWSRDLLSHAFAVAISGADGAAAECRIELRPWQFWRRAGSRRVELGGGASTAPATVRVLWDLRRARFGAGIPEPRGGYYVALEAAGEVVLVQGDMRRDALRRAACAPAEAEAVPVARREHVFGRRRFAAKARFHDQGDVHDIAIECGGGGEGGDADMEMTIAIDGEEAVQVKHLQWKFRGNQSVTFSRAKVEVYWDVHDWLFSAGTRPALFIFRPIVLSSASAPAGMASGLLDATVATTGFCLYLYAWKLD encoded by the coding sequence ATGCAGGACCACGTGTCGGCCTACATGCACCGGAGCGGCGAGCAGCAAGCGGCGCCGTCGTCCtgcgacctcgccgccgtcgacgaCGTCCCGGCCAACGGCCACAAGCCCGGCAAGGCCGTCACCGCCTCCGTCTACCGCGCCAAGATAGCCGGCCACTCGCGGGTCGTCACCGTGTCCTGGTCCCGGGACCTCCTCTCGCACGCCTTCGCCGTCGCCATCTCGGGGGccgacggcgccgccgcggagtgCAGGATCGAGCTCCGGCCGTGGCAGTTCTGGCGGCGCGCCGGGTCGCGCCGCGtcgagctcggcggcggcgcgtccaCGGCCCCAGCCACGGTGCGCGTGCTCTGGGACCTCCGCCGCGCGCGGTTCGGGGCCGGGATCCCGGAGCCCCGGGGCGGGTACTACGTCGCCCTGGAGGCCGCGGGCGAGGTGGTCCTGGTCCAGGGCGACATGCGCCGGGACGCGCTCCGGCGCGCGGCGTGCGCGCCCGCGGAGGCCGAGGCCGTGCCCGTGGCGCGGCGGGAGCACGTGTTCGGCCGGCGGCGGTTCGCGGCCAAGGCGCGGTTCCACGACCAGGGCGACGTGCACGACATCGCCATcgagtgcggcggcggcggcgagggcggggaCGCCGACATGGAGATGACCATCGCCAtcgacggcgaggaggcggtGCAGGTGAAGCACCTGCAGTGGAAGTTCCGGGGCAACCAGTCCGTCACCTTCAGCCGGGCCAAGGTGGAGGTCTACTGGGACGTGCACGACTGGCTCTTCAGCGCCGGCACGCGGCCGGCGCTCTTCATCTTCCGCCCGATCGTGCTGTCcagcgcgtcggcgccggcggggaTGGCGTCGGGGCTGCTCGACGCGACGGTGGCCACCACCGGCTTCTGCTTGTACCTCTACGCGTGGAAGCTCGACTGA